The Deltaproteobacteria bacterium sequence GGGCCTCCGGGACGTGGACCACCCCGCGGCCGATGACCTTGTCCGGCGGGAGCTGGTCGAGTCGGACGCCGTCGAACTCGATGGACCCCTTCGGGGGCTTGAGGAGCCCCGAGATCGTCTTGAGGGTGGTGGATTTCCCCGCTCCGTTGGCCCCCACGAGGACCAGGATCTCCTTGTCGCGCACTTCGAAGGAGATGTCCCAAAGAACCTGGAGGTCCCCGTAGAAGACGTCGATCCCGGACACCTTAAGCATAATCGGTCCCCAGATACGCCTGGATGACCGCCGGGTTCGCCGCCACCTCCTTCGGCGTCCCCTCGGCGATCGTCTGGCCGAAGTTGATCGCGTGGATCCGGTCGGAGATCGTCATGATCACGTGCATGATGTGCTCGATGATGACGATGGTGGTGCCGTTC is a genomic window containing:
- a CDS encoding ABC transporter ATP-binding protein, with translation NGTTIVIIEHIMHVIMTISDRIHAINFGQTIAEGTPKEVAANPAVIQAYLGTDYA